The Populus trichocarpa isolate Nisqually-1 chromosome 11, P.trichocarpa_v4.1, whole genome shotgun sequence genome has a segment encoding these proteins:
- the LOC7483595 gene encoding vacuolar protein sorting-associated protein 29 codes for MVLVLALGDLHIPHRAPDLPAKFKSMLVPGKIQHVICTGNLSIKEVHDYLKTLCPDLHITRGEYDEDTRYPETKTLTIGQFKLGLCHGHQVVPWGDLDSLAMLQRQLDVDILVTGHTHQFTAYKHEGGVVINPGSATGAYSNITYDANPSFVLMDIDGLRVVVYVYELIDGEVKVDKIDFKKTTATTHSAH; via the exons ATGGTGTTGGTATTGGCTCTGGGGGATCTACACATACCCCACAGAGCACCTGATCTCCCTGCAAAGTTCAAGTCCATGCTCGTTCCCGGCAAGATCCAGCATGTCATTTGCACTGGCAATCTTTCTATCAAA GAAGTTCATGACTATTTGAAGACTCTTTGCCCTGACTTACATATTACTCGAGGCGAATATGATGAAGATACTCGATATCCTGAGACCAAAACTTTAACTATTGGTCAATTCAAGTTAGGACTATGCCATGGTCATCAG GTTGTTCCATGGGGGGATTTAGACTCGCTAGCAATGCTCCAGAGGCAGCTGGATGTAGACATACTTGTGACTGGTCATACCCATCAATTCACAGCTTACAAGCATGAGGGGGGTGTTGTTATAAACCCAGGCTCCGCCACTGGTGCCTACAGCAACATTACCTATGATGCGAACCCAAGCTTTGTCCTCATGGACATCGATGGCCTACGTGTTGTGGTGTATGTTTACGAGCTCATTGATGGTGAGGTTAAAGTCGACAAGATTGATTTTAAGAAGACGACCGCCACAACTCATTCTGCTCATTGA